A window of Pyrus communis chromosome 3, drPyrComm1.1, whole genome shotgun sequence genomic DNA:
TATATTGATCTAGAGCATAATCTAAACTATATGTTCTAACATATATAAGTAAAAAGATAGCGCCATATCATGATGTGACAAAAGATGATTAATTAAAGAGATCTTTTGATATAGGCGTCTcagtttttgaattttctaaatcaaatatccatgccttttagtgatttgattaaacttttttttgtcataattttggtgctatatgcacattatatcgtaacaaattttctataatctAGCCTTTTGATTACACCTCCTCCGTTAgagataattgtaaaaaaaaaaaaaaatggttagattcaatttattttcacaataatgctacaatttaccaataattatctacgatttaagatattttcttttcaaaatagtttaaaatatttttaaatcccacaaaatcaaacatataccgaaataagtttttcttttagtatgttaagagaaaataggattgagaataatataaatgtaccaatacacaatgtgtacaaaataaaacgtaccaaaataaaaataatgtaccaatattaacaatatgtatcaaattaaacgtaccaaaattgcaaataaacgtatcaattaattatttttgtaaattcaaatgtacccgtagataatatatacgtaatgtattgtacctaataataattcgtcaacaactatacttaaaaaaaaaaaaaagcaaaaaaattataatttcacgaaaaaaaaatatttggaaaaaaaaaacccatttgaaaaaagaaataatattaaatgtttgcataacaaaaaaaaaaactgtgatcgaaaaaacatatatggaagaagagaaaatatagtttaattactaatatctccactaaataaggaaaattgcatcatgcagataaaaagataaattcaaaaattattttaatttaaaaaatatataataatgaCATGTAATTTAGCTTAAGTGGCTATTGGTCAAAGCActttaatcaaaataaaaaataaaaaatttgtcgaaaatttaaatcaaattttataaagacacagatgtttaatttaaatgatatagaaaaactATAtggaattctatttttttttcttaattaaatattaacatACATGCTCCCTCTCTCTAAACATATTAATAAAGGAACTTTGGGACATGCATTCGTGCATCCATAAGACACTTTTTCTAGTTAGGTTGTAAAAGACACTAGGCGTTAGTCGGACGGCGGGCTGGGGGCTACGCGGATTTatgtaaatatattatatttcgtgtaaataagtgtcaatctatacttaaaatataaacaatttcatcataaactacataaatagaatgacatatatattatgaagtattggaacatagtGAAAACATAGataacaagcatataatgtgtgttcatttaagtctACAACacgtctcttacaatttattgaaaaaaaaattgcaaaatgaaagttatatattttttgtctaagtaagTCGCAACCTAGGTAGGTACCTAGGCATGTCTGGCCGGGCTAGGCGGATGCCTCAACGGATCTAGgtaccatttcttaattttcaaatgcctatgTATTAATCGGGCCGGTGGCTAGCTGCCTAACGCCTGGGCGGGGCCTAGGCGGCGATAACTTGTTTAATAATTCAAGTAGAAGTTCATGACCGTTGTCAATGTTGAAAAAAGAAGTACTATTACCATAAACTAAATTAcagtaattttaaaagataGCATGCTTGGGAAAAATGGTTATGGAGTAAAACTTTTCTCCTCCTCTCCTGTCTTTCTCGCTcaattctctttttctttctctctataaAACTTGATTATGACCTTCAAAAAAAAGGAAACGTGAGAGAAAGATAATTTAGAAAGAAGAGAATCTTATCTTCTATATATAAAGCCGAAAACCAATTTTAGTGTCGCGGCTTTGACAAAAATattaggacaaaattgcccctcaaccaaaaaaatccaaaactaGCTCAATATAATATCTCAACTAATGCAGGGGTAATTTGatcatcataaaatataatataaatataagtgggaagagaaaaaagaataaaaaatggaaggatgagTGAAAGTAGATGGTGCTCACgtgaaggggaaagaaaaaaataattaaaaaaaaagaaagaaaaatcatgaatattgtgttcaaaacattttaagaggCGCGTAATGCCGGTGATAAATtagtaatgtttttttttttttttttaaaaaaaattagtatcttacaataggctagcaataatgtgattcaatcatatgttgtgaatagtgattttggtgtcaccaagccgttcaaaacatcttaagatgcttgtaatgccggttataaaaaaaaaaagtctttcgcatgttgataataatgtgattaaattagttgtcaaatgattttttttttttaacaaacgatattatctacacaaaGGGAGAgggggtggacttagcctcataataggctagcaataatgtgattcaatcagttgttcattcaatattattttctctatttttaaacacgttcaaaacatcttaaaataTGTCTAATGtcagttataaaaaaggtctttcgcatATGGATAATaaagtgattaaattagttgtcaaatgattttttttttaataaacaatattatctacactaagggagagggggTGAACTTAGcatcacaatgggctaacaataatgtgatttaatcaattgttcattaaatattattttctctattcttattgtaaattctatagagaccgattttattatgtgaattcaactactttaattggtttatgagatgtttcttctagcatgctataagattattcatttacttcaaatatttgactttccttttgtcaatttacgcatataaatacatttaaaatatgtaAGTCGAACGTAAcacgccgtgattcaaaaaatgtctgcATGAAGACTAGTAAACATGTAAAAAAACTTCACGCGCGTGCATGAAGACTAGTAAACatgtaaaaaaagaaagacaagaaagaaagaagatccAACAACGTATAGATCATGACCAATCGTGCGTGCATAAAGACTAGTAAACATGTAAAAAAACTCACGTGCATGAAGGTTAGTAAACatgttaaaaaaagaaagacaagaAATGATGATCCAACAACGTATAGACCATGGCCAATGGCCGCAGCCTCAGGAAAAATTTGGTAGGGGTCCGTCCATCAGGACGTGCCTACTTACATACTCCCTCGAGTCCTgttctttttaaatttattttatttcaatatctaatcttaattttattttctaattttccatttccttttACACTTATATGTACTTGTAAATTCTTCTTTAATAGTGTATTATTTTGCTttagggggtgtattcaattgagaatttgagtttaattgatttgtagagattccatataaaattttaattcaatttcctcgaaatctcatgagaagaggtgagatttgtggatgcttaaattacactacaaaatctctccaattcccttTAATTCCttaactttctcaaattctttaaaatcaatttctaattgaatacacctggaatgttataaacttatttaaaatcctaattgaatacactcggatttttaaggattttaataaactatcttaaaattctaattgataCATCTTGAATTTCAgcgaatcacttaaaatcctgatcGAATACCtttagattcattaaaagaattaaaatccctcaaaatcccaattgaatacatcccCCCTTAGTGTCTACAATtaccaaatttgaaaattggtACATGGATTCTCATGTTTTGCATTTAGACAGTGCATTTACatttttgttatacaaaatTTACATGTATCATGTGTAAATACAAATGCTTATAATCGAAAATGACatgatgtattttttttttcacttgttaTACTTtaccatatatatatttggattaAATTCTAATACGTccataaatatttgaattttgataagATCACATTCGACATAAaagattatataaaaaaatccaaattatttACGGATCTGCCACTCTTTAGAGCCTATAAATTGCACCATAGCTATAGGTACTCCACTCAACAAAAACAAAGGCTACACACAGAGCATACAAACCAAGCAATCCAAAGAGATATGGCGACCTTCCCAGTTGTTGACTTGAGCCTTGTCAATGGTGAAGAGAGAGTAGCAACCTTGGAGAAGATTAATGATGCTTGTGAGAACTGGGGTTTCTTTGAGGTACGTAACCCAACAAGCTGTgagatcttttatttttatcccTCCTCGAGGCACCAACTAGATGTCAGCCCCTCGTGTGCTTAGAGCGGAAATCTGTGAAGTAAATCTGTCTCTAAGCGCAAGGGGGTCGGAAAACAAATGCGCCGCCCTAGTTGCCCAGTTTTATGGTACTGCGTTAGTTTCTGTAGAATTATGACATTTCTATGTGTTTCTAACTCTTTTTTGTGTATAAATAACTGAAGTTGGTGAACCATGGGATATCTACTGAGCTTTTGGACACTGTGGAGAAGATGACCAAGGATCACTACAAGAAGACCATGGAGCAAAGGTTTAAGGAAATGGTGGCAGCCAAAGGCCTCGACGCTGTCCAGTCCGAAATCCACGACTTGGACTGGGAAAGCACCTTCTTCTTGCGCCACCTTCCTTCCTCAAACATTTCCGAAGTCCCCGATCTCGAGGAAGATTACAGGTCACACACTAATCACAACAAGCTTAATTAATTTTCCACAGAATTGGACTTAGTCAAGTTGACTAGAGCACCCGTGCGGCCCCTCGTTGCacttaagttcgaatctcctCCATGTAGGTTAAATTGTATTTGACTATCGTGTTGATTTTCTTGTATATATTTTGAACAATATTTCAGGAAGACCATGAAAGAATTTGCAGTGGAACTGGAGAAGCTAGCTGAGAAGCTTTTGGACTTGCTGTGTGAGAACCTTGGACTCGAGAAGGGTTATCTGAAGAAGGTTTTCTATGGATCCAAGGGTCCGAATTTTGGGACCAAGGTCAGCAACTACCCTCCATGCCCCAAGCCAGACCTGATCAAGGGACTCCGGGCCCACAGCGACGCCGGTGGCATCATCCTGCTTTTCCAGGATGACAAGGTCAGCGGCCTCCAGCTTCTCAAGGATGGTGATTGGGTGGATGTCCCCCCAATGCACCACTCCATTGTCATAAACTTAGGTGACCAGATTGAGGTATGCCAGTTACCTGACTACCCATTTTTTATGGAACGGAAGTCCGATGCGTCATCAGTATGTATTGATATTATTGTCGTCAACAAAACTTACGGACATGTTACCAATACCTTTCAACGCTCGACCAATTTATAATGAAGGGCGGACGTCATGCACATATAACTAATAGTTTCGCTATCAAGTTTAATCGTAGACTAATTATTTGATGCAGGTGATCACCAATGGGAAGTACAAGAGTGTGATGCACCGGGTGATAGCTCAGTCGGACGGGACCAGAATGTCGATAGCCTCGTTCTACAACCCAGGCGATGATGCATTTATCAGCCCAGCACCGGCAGTGCTTGAGAAGAAAACTGAGGACGCCCCAACTTATCCCAAGTTTGTGTTTGATGACTACATGAAGCTGTATTCTGGCCTGAAATTCCAAGCCAAGGAGCCAAGATTTGAAGCTATGAAGGCCAAGGAATCCACCCTTGTTGCAACTACCTGAGCTCTGAGAACCGTCCGATGGAACATGactcaaaaataataaaaaattagtgCTTGGGTTTTATGCGTTTGTGCCAAATAAAGTAGGGGAGAAGAAAGTTTgggtttattttgttttcttttattttttcctcCACTGTTTTTGTGGTTGAAATCTATCTATATAAAATACAAATGATTAGATTCCAACTGCAAATAATTAGATGCCGAAAACTCGAGGGACCCATCAccatgttcttcaaaattttcattacgTTAAATATGTTATACAGATTAGTAATATCACGCGATTGATATAGTGGCGCGATAACACGGATACAGTGATAAGGAGAGATCAAATGGTGCATTCACAACTTCTGAGATTCATATCATAAAAACAGAGATTGAATTCATAAATCACACTGCACTGAATTGGAGCTGAGGAGCAAGCTATATATCAGATCAAACTTAACTGAAGCTGCAAGCCAAATCGCAGGCCTTGAGCACATAAAGTAGAGACTTCAAACTAATCAGTACTGCGAAAAAAGTTCCCTTTATCAAATATAAAGATTGCAATTACATACCACGATGCACTGAATCGGAGCAGCAATGCTAAAAAATCAGACGCTACGCACATAAAATCGACACTAACAACTCATCATCATTGAGAAAAATGTTAAGAACATCGCCCAAAATCTTTTTGAGTACACAGCTGCATATTCCGGCACCCGACCTTTTCAAACTGAATAAAAAGCATTCCAGAATTCAAACATTCAGTACAGAAAACCTGCACCTCTTCTCTCCGGTTATTCTCATGATGAACATGCAAAAAATGAAGCTTTTTCATGGAAGCCACCGTTAAAATAGATGATCTTACTTCCCTGAAAGAATCTCATCATCTTTATTGGCTTCAACAGGAACGTCACTGCCTAGAATCTGAACCTTTTTCTCATCCCCCTCCACTCCTTCGGCGTTGGAGAAATGATTCTTCAGAACCAATGCGATGTCACCCTCAGAAGCTCCAGCAAGCTTAAAGCGCTCCACAGCATCGTCCAGGTTTTTCTTCCAACCATCCATCCCCAATTTGCATTCGACCTGGGATCGCTCAAAAAGCATGTTACCCCAGAAGAGATGGATCTGTGATCTCATAACAGCTGCCTGTTCTGCAGCTTCATCTGCTGAAATCTCACCCTGACCAGATGCATCACCTTCATTCCCGGTaccttgttttttcctttttttcatcAACTCATCCCTCTTGCTTGCACTTGGATCCTTCAGTTCCTTTGCCCTCTGCTCCTCCAGCTTCTCCCACATCTCAGTTGCAACTCTCATCTTCGCCTCCGCACTGTCAAAAAGTGTCAGCATTTCTGCAGAATCACAGGTCGCGAGATCTATTTTCCTAGCAAGTGCAAATGACCAATGAAGTTTGGCCATTTCAAATTGTTGCTGCCCCAGCGCCAGCAACCCCTCGTAAAAATCTGGCTTGATCACAAGTGCCTCTTCATACTTCTCTCTGGCCAAGGAATATTTTTCCCTGACCCAGTCATAGGCCATTTGAAGCTGCATAGCCACTACATCCTTTCCGGCAGACTCATCTAAGGGAATCCGCTTCCTTGCCGCACACATATAAACATTTCCCCAATTAAAGAAAGCTAATGCCGCCACCTCCTGGAACTTTGAGGCAGCCTTGTCAAAAAGACTCTGAGCTTCTTCACTAGTAACTGCCTCTTCAAGAGCCTCCGAACAAAGCTCCATTCCAAGCTCATGCAAATCAATATGAGCGTCTGGGTCAATACCAACATGGCTGCGGAAAAGCTGAGAAAACTCAAACAACCAATCATCCATCTCCAATTCCTTGCACTCGGGATCTTCTGCAGCTCCTGGTTTCTCCTTTGGAACTTCTTTCTCTGTCTTATCAGTTTCATAATCAGCAGGCTCCAAAACAGATTCACCAAGTGAAGAATTAGAGTTACTTTCATCTTCCTTGATCCCCTCGGTTTCGACatgtttttcctcctcttcttccaatAAAGGCGGTTCCTGTTCAGGAGTCACTTCCACGATATGCAATCTCAACATCCCAATAGAATCAGCTTTATCTATTTCAGGCTCTTCTGAAATGACCTTGTCAACACAAGACTCAGCCAACCTAAGTTCAGCAGTAGAGGTTATAGTCACCAGATCACCATCACTATCCTTATACTTGACCAAAACTGACTTTGATGATGGAAAGCGCTTCGTCACAATTTCCCTCAATACTCTGAAATTACAATTCACAGGCATTTGGGCAAGCCTTATGTCATGATCATAAACAAGCTTCAATGGTCTCCAACGAGTTGCAGCCTCTGGCAATGAAACTGAAGATGACGGCTCCTTCAGGTTACCCTTACTTGGATTGGCAGATTTTGAAGGACCATTTGACGGCTTCAATGTGAGTTTTGGCATTTGGGTTTTGTTCAAAGGTCCATTCTCAGCCGGTAAACTTGTTTGAGGCTTCTCGGTCCTATTACTTGGGGATATACCAGAACCACCAGCTGAAGCAGCTGCCTTCTTTGGAACAGGCCGGGCTGGTAAACAAGGCCCCAACCCACCAACTGGGGCACCGCGAACAGCAGAAGCCCCAAGGGCAGCAGGTGACGGGCGGCTCTGGAGGTCCTGCTGAGCCTCCTGACGCAGGCCAAGCGCTGTCCTCAACCGCTGGGCAATCTCCAAAGCATCCCGGTGAGTTGGGTCAGCAACCAATAACACCTGAACATCCTGCATAGCCATTTCATACTTCCCGATCGCCTCCAATGCCCTCGCCCTCCGAAGCAGAGCCCTGACATACCGGGGCTGCACCTGGAGCGCCAGGGTGCACTCAGCAATGACAGTCTCATAATCTATTGGCTTCATTTGCATCAAACAAGCCGCCTTATTGCTATGGAAAACCGCCCGGTCCGGGTGGGTCTTGGGAGTGAGCTTAAGAGCACTATCATACTGGTCCAGAGCACCCACATAGTCCTTCCCCTGAAATCTCTTGTTCCCTTCTTCTTTGAGCTCGTGGGCTCTTTTCAAAATGATCGAATTGTCCAAATCAACACTACCGTTTACAATCGGAGTCGAATTCGCATCCGTCGGGACCTGGTTCGAagctcccttcttcttcctacC
This region includes:
- the LOC137730267 gene encoding protein CLMP1-like codes for the protein MGKSGGRKKKGASNQVPTDANSTPIVNGSVDLDNSIILKRAHELKEEGNKRFQGKDYVGALDQYDSALKLTPKTHPDRAVFHSNKAACLMQMKPIDYETVIAECTLALQVQPRYVRALLRRARALEAIGKYEMAMQDVQVLLVADPTHRDALEIAQRLRTALGLRQEAQQDLQSRPSPAALGASAVRGAPVGGLGPCLPARPVPKKAAASAGGSGISPSNRTEKPQTSLPAENGPLNKTQMPKLTLKPSNGPSKSANPSKGNLKEPSSSVSLPEAATRWRPLKLVYDHDIRLAQMPVNCNFRVLREIVTKRFPSSKSVLVKYKDSDGDLVTITSTAELRLAESCVDKVISEEPEIDKADSIGMLRLHIVEVTPEQEPPLLEEEEEKHVETEGIKEDESNSNSSLGESVLEPADYETDKTEKEVPKEKPGAAEDPECKELEMDDWLFEFSQLFRSHVGIDPDAHIDLHELGMELCSEALEEAVTSEEAQSLFDKAASKFQEVAALAFFNWGNVYMCAARKRIPLDESAGKDVVAMQLQMAYDWVREKYSLAREKYEEALVIKPDFYEGLLALGQQQFEMAKLHWSFALARKIDLATCDSAEMLTLFDSAEAKMRVATEMWEKLEEQRAKELKDPSASKRDELMKKRKKQGTGNEGDASGQGEISADEAAEQAAVMRSQIHLFWGNMLFERSQVECKLGMDGWKKNLDDAVERFKLAGASEGDIALVLKNHFSNAEGVEGDEKKVQILGSDVPVEANKDDEILSGK
- the LOC137730268 gene encoding 1-aminocyclopropane-1-carboxylate oxidase 1, whose protein sequence is MATFPVVDLSLVNGEERVATLEKINDACENWGFFELVNHGISTELLDTVEKMTKDHYKKTMEQRFKEMVAAKGLDAVQSEIHDLDWESTFFLRHLPSSNISEVPDLEEDYRKTMKEFAVELEKLAEKLLDLLCENLGLEKGYLKKVFYGSKGPNFGTKVSNYPPCPKPDLIKGLRAHSDAGGIILLFQDDKVSGLQLLKDGDWVDVPPMHHSIVINLGDQIEVITNGKYKSVMHRVIAQSDGTRMSIASFYNPGDDAFISPAPAVLEKKTEDAPTYPKFVFDDYMKLYSGLKFQAKEPRFEAMKAKESTLVATT